The following coding sequences lie in one Macaca thibetana thibetana isolate TM-01 chromosome 18, ASM2454274v1, whole genome shotgun sequence genomic window:
- the AKAIN1 gene encoding A-kinase anchor protein inhibitor 1 isoform X3, which yields MVFAPGEKPGNEPEEVKLQNASKQIVQNAILRAVQQVSQESQRREERISDNQGHIQLGVGELTKKHEKK from the coding sequence GTGAGAAACCTGGAAATGAGCCTGAAGAGGTGAAGCTGCAGAATGCCAGCAAACAGATTGTGCAGAACGCAATCCTGCGAGCTGTGCAGCAAGTCTCCCAGGAGAGCCAGCGCAGGGAAGAGAGAATCAGTGACAACCAGGGCCACATCCAACTGGGCGTTGGGGAGTTAACCAAGAAGCACGAAAAGAAGTAA